In Natronomonas halophila, one DNA window encodes the following:
- a CDS encoding MOSC domain-containing protein — translation MRLEDIFIAEAAGEPMQRRDSVEAVDGGLAGDRYCTGRGYYTPFDVCEVTFVQAEAIDAIHEETTIDISDGGHRRNFVVRGGDVHDLLDTRFTLGDATFEGTRPRPPCRHVEQVAGEDGLMRALSDGRGGICARVADPGTVSVGDEVGGIEEMGNFEGLVANIRERVGR, via the coding sequence ATGCGACTGGAGGACATTTTCATCGCCGAGGCAGCCGGTGAACCGATGCAGCGCCGCGACTCGGTCGAAGCCGTCGACGGCGGCCTCGCGGGGGACCGCTACTGCACCGGCCGGGGCTACTACACGCCGTTCGACGTCTGTGAGGTGACCTTCGTGCAGGCCGAAGCCATCGACGCGATTCACGAGGAGACGACCATCGACATCAGCGACGGCGGCCACCGCCGAAACTTCGTCGTCCGCGGCGGCGACGTCCACGACCTGCTCGATACGCGCTTTACGCTCGGCGACGCCACCTTCGAGGGAACACGGCCACGGCCGCCCTGTCGCCACGTCGAGCAGGTGGCCGGCGAGGACGGCCTCATGCGGGCGCTCTCGGATGGCCGCGGCGGCATCTGTGCCCGCGTCGCCGACCCCGGAACGGTCAGCGTCGGCGACGAAGTCGGCGGTATCGAGGAGATGGGCAACTTCGAGGGACTGGTCGCCAACATCCGCGAGCGGGTCGGTCGGTAG
- a CDS encoding helix-turn-helix domain-containing protein: protein MRYFDFTLTPEDGGFHPVDQVIAADPSVSRQAIMHIDTLGDGTGVLLYRLQGDAEQVVPDLKDHADVIALDLLDADGDDFHLYLHLQPGDPAKTLMHLAEKYALMLDTPIEYTGRNSLKMTIIGSHEMLQEALDELPDDLTINVDEVGTYSPDRRDTLSMLTDRQLEVFRTAVELGYYEIPRRTTHEDIADRLECAPSTVDEHLRKAESRVLQTLVG from the coding sequence ATGCGATACTTCGATTTCACACTGACACCGGAGGACGGCGGCTTCCATCCCGTCGACCAGGTCATCGCGGCTGACCCGTCGGTCTCTCGGCAGGCCATCATGCATATCGACACGCTCGGGGACGGAACCGGCGTGTTGCTCTACCGACTGCAGGGTGACGCCGAGCAGGTCGTTCCGGACCTCAAGGACCACGCGGACGTCATCGCGTTGGACCTGCTGGATGCCGACGGCGATGACTTCCATCTCTATCTTCACCTCCAGCCCGGCGACCCGGCGAAGACGCTGATGCATCTCGCCGAGAAGTACGCGCTGATGCTCGATACGCCCATCGAGTACACGGGCCGAAACTCGCTCAAGATGACCATCATCGGCAGCCACGAGATGCTTCAGGAGGCCCTCGACGAACTGCCGGACGACCTGACCATCAACGTCGACGAGGTCGGCACCTACTCGCCGGACCGCCGCGATACGCTTTCGATGCTTACCGACCGCCAACTCGAAGTCTTCCGAACCGCCGTCGAATTGGGCTACTACGAGATCCCCCGGCGGACGACCCACGAGGACATCGCCGACCGACTCGAATGTGCGCCCTCGACTGTCGACGAACACCTGCGGAAGGCGGAATCGCGTGTTCTGCAAACGCTCGTGGGCTGA
- a CDS encoding winged helix-turn-helix domain-containing protein, with protein sequence MSTDDTTEDGDGDPVDTEEGSVRDKLEQEAERAAEQFDEGIVDLLSWVLDTETRARIYVYLRQNPGSTSEEIAEGTGLYPSTVREALAELNDEEKVERRKRESSGAGNNPYEYTAMAPSDLVTTVVDEVQEELNTVFNLDSHLGIGSNENVEPVDITVRSDDEGAEDEDDEHTADDN encoded by the coding sequence ATGTCTACCGACGATACTACTGAAGACGGGGACGGCGACCCCGTCGATACGGAGGAGGGGAGTGTACGGGACAAACTCGAACAGGAGGCCGAACGCGCTGCCGAGCAGTTCGACGAAGGCATCGTCGACCTGCTTTCGTGGGTGCTGGATACCGAAACCCGGGCGCGCATCTACGTCTATCTCCGACAGAACCCGGGGAGCACGAGCGAGGAAATCGCCGAGGGGACCGGGCTTTATCCCAGTACCGTCCGCGAGGCGCTGGCCGAACTGAACGACGAGGAGAAGGTCGAACGCCGCAAGCGGGAGTCCAGCGGCGCCGGCAACAACCCCTACGAGTACACGGCGATGGCGCCCAGCGACCTCGTTACCACCGTCGTCGACGAGGTGCAGGAGGAACTCAACACCGTCTTCAATCTCGATTCGCATCTCGGCATCGGCTCCAACGAGAACGTCGAACCCGTCGACATCACCGTCCGTTCGGACGACGAGGGCGCCGAGGACGAAGACGACGAACACACCGCGGACGACAACTGA
- a CDS encoding GAF domain-containing protein, giving the protein MERDLVANAIVDQIEDREAHPPENPDCPLNDVIDTDALESLTDVREYHQRGSDLLVEFVYGDYTVTVDGTGKVVIREYAASPDELFAEEQVNAEEPIRTENNRHERALNEALEIISAPELPFEEQLDELLEAARGTLGTEFATLSYVDDETYVFEAVASSSNGDIEAGETMALTETACKRVIESEQSLVSHDIERDAPELAASCWGVTSYLGVPVFVDDVVYGTFCFYDTEPRAEAFSGWELTFIELLGNWIRGELEQRKQKRTLHASASERPYSTN; this is encoded by the coding sequence ATGGAACGAGATCTGGTCGCAAACGCGATTGTCGACCAGATAGAGGACCGCGAGGCCCATCCACCGGAAAACCCTGACTGCCCGTTAAACGACGTCATCGATACTGACGCATTGGAGTCACTCACCGACGTCCGGGAGTATCACCAGCGAGGGTCGGACCTCCTCGTGGAGTTCGTCTATGGCGACTACACAGTTACCGTCGACGGGACGGGAAAAGTCGTTATCAGGGAATACGCAGCGTCACCCGATGAGCTATTCGCCGAAGAGCAAGTGAACGCGGAAGAGCCTATTCGGACCGAAAATAACCGCCATGAGCGTGCGCTCAATGAGGCTTTAGAGATTATTTCGGCTCCCGAACTACCCTTTGAGGAGCAACTTGACGAGCTTCTGGAAGCCGCTCGCGGGACGCTGGGGACGGAGTTTGCGACGCTTTCGTACGTCGATGACGAGACCTACGTATTCGAAGCGGTTGCCTCTTCGTCCAATGGCGACATTGAGGCGGGCGAGACGATGGCCCTCACGGAGACTGCCTGTAAACGGGTTATCGAATCCGAACAATCGCTGGTCAGCCACGATATCGAGCGTGATGCCCCCGAGTTGGCGGCTTCCTGCTGGGGCGTCACCTCCTATCTCGGCGTCCCGGTATTCGTTGATGACGTAGTGTACGGGACGTTCTGCTTCTACGATACGGAACCACGAGCAGAGGCGTTCAGCGGTTGGGAACTGACGTTCATCGAACTGCTCGGAAATTGGATTCGTGGCGAACTCGAACAGCGAAAGCAGAAACGGACCTTGCATGCCAGCGCCTCCGAGCGGCCGTATAGCACTAATTGA
- a CDS encoding DUF7344 domain-containing protein, with amino-acid sequence MLGTTGDAETNGALEEGDIHDVLRNGRRRLAIKALRDRNGQASVRDLAEEVAARETGEDPPPKNKRQSVYVSLHQTHLPKLDDLGILEYDGESKTVTLADRVEEVEVYMEVVPRYGLSWGEVYFALGLLGLLTTVAAIIGVPGISTLSLGYIILGYFSLQMVASAYHVYSQQDRVIFHRLLE; translated from the coding sequence GTGCTGGGGACTACAGGGGACGCCGAAACGAACGGCGCGCTGGAAGAGGGGGATATTCACGACGTTCTGCGAAACGGCCGCCGGCGACTGGCCATCAAGGCCCTCCGTGACCGGAACGGGCAGGCGAGCGTGCGCGACCTCGCCGAGGAGGTGGCGGCCCGCGAGACGGGCGAGGACCCGCCGCCGAAGAACAAGCGGCAGTCGGTCTACGTCTCGCTCCATCAGACCCACCTGCCGAAACTCGACGACCTCGGCATTCTCGAATACGACGGCGAAAGTAAGACCGTCACGCTGGCCGACCGCGTCGAGGAAGTCGAGGTGTACATGGAAGTCGTGCCGCGATACGGCCTCTCGTGGGGCGAAGTCTACTTCGCGCTGGGGCTGCTCGGCCTGCTGACCACCGTCGCGGCCATCATCGGCGTGCCCGGAATCTCGACGCTCAGCCTTGGCTACATAATCCTCGGGTATTTCTCCCTCCAGATGGTCGCCTCGGCGTATCACGTCTACAGCCAACAGGACCGCGTCATCTTCCACCGACTCCTCGAATGA
- a CDS encoding YeaH/YhbH family protein gives MGLRDDLDRFREVGEAKRQDLSEFIQYGDLGNSRPDEVKIPIKIVDLPSFVYDDRDKGGVGQGQGGTPDVGDPVGQPEPQPGDGDGDEDGDDDPGEEGAEHEYYEMDPEEFAEELDEELGLDLDPKGKKVIEEKEGDFTDITRSGPASTLDFERLFKEGLKRKLAMDFDEEYIREALRVDGWGPSTVFEWARDNHIPVSRAWIDDAYESLSDDETDRWDSIEEMKENVDREATAARIRREGVDEIPFRREDERYRYPEIIEEREKNVVVVNIRDVSGSMRQSKRELVERTFTPLDWYLTGKYDNAEFVYIAHDADAWEVERDEFFGIRSGGGTRISSAYELAAEILEAEYPWSDWNRYVFAAGDSENSSNDTEEKVIPMMEEIPANLHAYVETQPSGNAINATHAEEVQHHFGDSSNVAVAYVQSPEDVVDAIYTILSTEDES, from the coding sequence ATGGGACTGAGAGACGACCTCGACCGCTTCCGTGAGGTCGGCGAAGCGAAACGGCAGGACCTCTCGGAGTTCATCCAGTACGGAGATTTAGGCAACTCCCGCCCCGACGAGGTGAAAATACCCATCAAAATCGTCGACCTGCCGTCGTTCGTCTACGACGACCGCGACAAGGGCGGCGTCGGACAGGGTCAGGGTGGTACGCCGGACGTCGGCGACCCGGTCGGCCAGCCCGAGCCACAGCCCGGCGACGGCGATGGCGACGAGGATGGTGACGACGACCCCGGCGAGGAGGGCGCCGAACACGAGTACTACGAGATGGACCCCGAGGAGTTCGCCGAGGAATTGGACGAGGAACTCGGCCTCGATTTGGACCCGAAGGGCAAGAAAGTCATCGAGGAAAAGGAAGGTGACTTCACCGACATCACCCGGAGCGGCCCCGCCAGCACCCTCGATTTCGAGCGGCTGTTCAAGGAAGGGCTCAAGCGAAAACTCGCGATGGACTTCGACGAGGAGTACATCCGCGAGGCACTCCGCGTCGATGGCTGGGGTCCCTCGACGGTGTTCGAGTGGGCGCGCGACAACCACATCCCCGTCTCTCGGGCGTGGATCGACGACGCCTACGAGTCGCTGTCGGACGACGAGACGGATCGTTGGGATTCCATCGAGGAGATGAAAGAGAACGTCGACCGGGAGGCGACCGCGGCCCGTATCCGACGGGAGGGTGTCGACGAGATTCCGTTCCGGCGGGAGGACGAACGCTACCGCTACCCCGAAATCATCGAAGAACGGGAGAAGAACGTCGTCGTGGTCAACATCCGCGACGTCTCGGGGTCGATGCGCCAGTCCAAGCGCGAACTCGTTGAGCGGACGTTCACGCCGCTTGACTGGTATCTCACGGGCAAGTACGACAACGCCGAGTTCGTCTACATCGCCCACGACGCCGACGCCTGGGAGGTCGAACGCGACGAGTTCTTCGGCATCCGCTCGGGCGGTGGTACCCGCATCTCCAGCGCCTACGAACTGGCCGCGGAAATCCTCGAAGCGGAGTACCCGTGGAGCGACTGGAACCGCTACGTCTTCGCGGCGGGCGACTCCGAGAACTCCTCGAACGACACCGAGGAGAAGGTCATCCCGATGATGGAAGAGATTCCGGCGAACCTCCACGCGTACGTGGAGACCCAGCCGTCGGGCAACGCCATCAACGCCACTCACGCCGAGGAGGTCCAGCACCACTTCGGCGATTCGAGCAACGTCGCCGTCGCCTACGTCCAGAGCCCCGAGGACGTGGTCGATGCCATCTACACCATCCTGAGTACGGAGGACGAATCATGA
- a CDS encoding secondary thiamine-phosphate synthase enzyme YjbQ, producing MTTFTVSTDDRTEIIDITDRVEAALPDDATGTVTVFVRHTTAGIAVNEAESRLLGDMAAFLDGTVADSGWDHDRLDDNADSHLRALLVGPSETIPIADGRLDTGTWQSVLLVECDGPRSRTVDVRVSD from the coding sequence ATGACGACGTTCACCGTCTCCACCGACGACCGTACCGAAATCATCGACATCACCGACCGCGTCGAGGCGGCACTCCCCGATGATGCGACCGGGACGGTGACCGTGTTCGTTCGGCATACGACCGCCGGTATCGCCGTCAACGAGGCCGAATCCAGACTCCTCGGCGATATGGCGGCGTTCCTCGACGGGACCGTGGCGGATTCGGGCTGGGACCACGACCGACTCGACGACAACGCCGATTCGCATCTCCGGGCGCTGCTCGTCGGCCCCTCGGAGACGATTCCCATCGCCGATGGCCGACTCGATACGGGCACGTGGCAGTCGGTCCTCCTCGTCGAATGTGACGGCCCCCGCTCGCGGACCGTCGACGTCAGAGTATCGGATTAA
- a CDS encoding SpoVR family protein — translation MSTDDRIHKQRIAEDLEEPAREANNLAEKLGLDPFPVNYWVVDYDEMNELIAYGGFQQRYPHWRWGMQYDKQRKQGQYLGGKAFEIVNNDDPSNAFLQESNAIADQKAVITHVEAHADFFKNNEWFRLFGTSPDAAAMLERHSETIAEYMEDPDVSREAVEEWIDHVLCLEDNIDQHRAFTTAEEWSDEETIPEDVAEQLDELDLSDEVRKQVFDEEWVEGMADDEDGATFPKTPETDVLGFLRSHGKAYDEDSEKAADYEEWQREILEILRKEAYYFAPQKMTKVMNEGWAAYWESKMMADEGFAAADEFISYADHMAQVLGSPGLNPYKLGFELWQYVENRRNRREVIEHLLRVEGVTWRNFADTVDLDAVLELLEPAPAVDDPVGNLADLDPEDPRIDAENLERARNGEVDLEKYPWKPLTYEGLAERHYSLVAAENRGFLKRVSQSELERISRYLFDTERYDTVEDAIADVDRTTGWDRMLEVRESHNDVTFIDEFLTDEFVDDNDYFTYEYTHTTGDFRATSTAAEDVKKKLMLQFTNFGKPTIAVHDGNFRNRNELLLAHHYNGVQLDLREAKQTLERVFELWGRPVALKTILKEVDEHDIEVARRRDREPEPTEQGKLIRFDGESFEEEDLDDEEVADIMATEVDYDTKPDDWL, via the coding sequence ATGAGTACCGACGACCGAATCCACAAACAGCGCATCGCCGAGGACCTCGAAGAGCCCGCCCGCGAGGCCAACAACCTCGCCGAGAAACTGGGCTTGGACCCCTTCCCGGTCAACTACTGGGTCGTCGACTACGACGAGATGAACGAACTCATCGCCTACGGCGGCTTCCAGCAGCGCTACCCGCACTGGCGGTGGGGGATGCAGTACGACAAACAGCGCAAGCAGGGCCAGTACCTCGGCGGCAAGGCCTTCGAAATCGTCAACAACGACGACCCCTCGAACGCCTTCCTGCAGGAATCCAACGCTATTGCCGACCAGAAGGCCGTCATCACCCACGTCGAGGCCCACGCGGACTTCTTCAAGAACAACGAGTGGTTCCGGCTGTTCGGCACCTCGCCCGACGCGGCGGCCATGCTGGAACGCCACTCCGAGACCATCGCCGAGTACATGGAGGACCCGGACGTCTCCCGGGAGGCCGTCGAGGAGTGGATCGACCACGTCCTCTGTCTGGAGGACAACATCGACCAGCACCGCGCGTTTACGACCGCCGAGGAGTGGAGTGACGAGGAGACGATTCCCGAAGACGTCGCCGAGCAACTCGACGAACTCGACCTCTCGGATGAAGTCCGCAAACAGGTCTTCGACGAGGAATGGGTCGAAGGCATGGCCGACGACGAGGACGGCGCTACCTTCCCGAAGACGCCCGAAACGGACGTCCTCGGGTTCCTTCGCTCGCACGGCAAGGCCTACGACGAGGACAGCGAGAAAGCCGCTGACTACGAGGAGTGGCAGCGCGAAATCCTCGAAATTCTGCGCAAGGAGGCCTACTATTTCGCACCCCAGAAGATGACGAAGGTGATGAACGAGGGCTGGGCCGCCTACTGGGAATCGAAGATGATGGCCGACGAGGGCTTCGCCGCGGCGGACGAGTTCATCTCGTATGCCGACCACATGGCGCAGGTACTGGGGTCACCGGGACTGAATCCCTACAAACTCGGCTTCGAGTTGTGGCAGTACGTCGAAAATCGCCGGAACCGTCGCGAGGTCATCGAACACCTGCTCCGCGTCGAGGGCGTCACGTGGCGGAACTTCGCCGATACCGTAGACCTCGATGCCGTCCTCGAACTGCTGGAGCCGGCCCCCGCCGTCGACGACCCGGTCGGCAACCTCGCGGACCTCGACCCCGAGGACCCCCGTATCGACGCCGAAAACCTCGAACGCGCCCGCAATGGCGAGGTCGACCTCGAAAAGTATCCGTGGAAACCGCTCACCTACGAGGGACTCGCCGAACGCCACTACTCGCTCGTGGCGGCGGAGAATCGTGGCTTCCTCAAACGCGTCTCGCAGTCGGAGTTGGAGCGTATCTCCCGATACCTCTTCGATACCGAGCGATACGACACCGTCGAGGACGCCATCGCCGACGTCGACCGGACGACCGGCTGGGACCGCATGCTGGAGGTCCGGGAGAGCCACAACGACGTCACCTTCATCGACGAGTTCCTCACCGACGAGTTCGTCGACGACAACGACTACTTCACCTACGAGTACACCCACACGACGGGCGATTTCCGCGCCACATCGACGGCCGCCGAGGACGTCAAAAAGAAGCTGATGTTGCAGTTCACCAACTTCGGCAAGCCGACCATCGCCGTCCACGACGGCAACTTCCGCAACCGGAACGAACTCCTCTTGGCGCATCACTACAACGGCGTCCAACTCGACCTGCGGGAGGCCAAACAGACGCTCGAACGCGTCTTCGAGTTGTGGGGCCGGCCCGTCGCACTCAAGACCATCCTCAAAGAGGTCGACGAACACGACATCGAGGTCGCCCGACGCCGTGACCGCGAACCGGAACCGACCGAGCAGGGCAAACTCATCCGTTTCGACGGCGAATCCTTCGAAGAAGAGGACCTCGACGACGAGGAGGTTGCCGACATCATGGCGACCGAGGTCGACTACGACACCAAACCCGACGACTGGCTGTAG
- a CDS encoding phosphopantetheine adenylyltransferase — protein sequence MRVVLGGTFDPVHDGHRALFDRAFELGDVTVGLTSDELAPKTRSEDRYVRPFDERKADLEAELESLAEEYDRDFEVRKLKEPTGIATEPGFDVLIVSPETKEGGRMVNEEREEKGLDPLDIEVVDHITAEDGDIISSTRIVSGEIDEHGNVTPDRDGRDATRD from the coding sequence ATGAGGGTCGTTCTGGGCGGTACGTTCGACCCGGTGCACGACGGGCATCGGGCGCTTTTCGACCGCGCCTTCGAACTCGGGGACGTGACGGTCGGCCTGACGAGCGACGAGCTCGCACCGAAAACGCGCAGCGAGGACCGCTACGTCCGCCCGTTCGACGAACGGAAAGCCGACCTCGAAGCCGAACTCGAATCGCTCGCCGAGGAGTACGACCGCGACTTCGAGGTTCGAAAACTGAAGGAACCGACCGGCATCGCCACCGAACCCGGCTTCGACGTGCTCATCGTCTCCCCCGAGACGAAGGAGGGCGGCCGGATGGTCAACGAGGAACGCGAAGAGAAGGGCCTCGACCCGCTCGATATCGAAGTCGTCGACCACATCACCGCCGAGGACGGCGACATCATCTCCTCGACGCGCATCGTCTCCGGCGAAATCGACGAACACGGTAACGTCACACCCGACCGCGATGGCCGCGACGCGACGCGCGACTGA
- a CDS encoding transcription initiation factor IIB family protein, which translates to MYRATDHVENEEWLAAIDDAAERLELGGEAKSRAADLFLSTVPEADRSKEATVAASIYAGALIAGDRRSQSDVADAVGVSRLTVQKRWKDLMEEAGLEPPKW; encoded by the coding sequence GTGTACCGCGCAACGGACCACGTCGAAAACGAGGAATGGCTGGCCGCCATCGACGACGCCGCCGAGCGGCTGGAACTGGGCGGCGAGGCCAAATCCCGCGCGGCGGACCTCTTTCTGTCGACGGTCCCGGAGGCGGACCGCTCGAAGGAGGCGACGGTGGCGGCGAGCATCTACGCCGGCGCGCTCATCGCGGGCGACCGGCGCTCACAATCGGACGTGGCCGACGCAGTCGGCGTCTCCCGGCTGACGGTCCAGAAGCGCTGGAAGGACCTGATGGAGGAAGCCGGACTCGAACCGCCGAAGTGGTAG